A single window of Vitreimonas flagellata DNA harbors:
- the dksA gene encoding RNA polymerase-binding protein DksA → MASTVKDYRPSDDEPFMNERQQEYFRQKLLAWKEEILEESRSTIASLQQDTVAEADLADRATSETDRALELRTRDRQRKLIAKIDAALRRIEDGSYGYCEETGEPISLSRLDARPIATLSLEAQERHERRERVHRDD, encoded by the coding sequence ATGGCCTCGACCGTGAAAGATTATCGCCCTTCTGACGACGAACCGTTCATGAATGAGCGTCAGCAGGAATATTTCCGGCAAAAGCTTTTGGCGTGGAAAGAAGAGATTCTCGAGGAATCTCGCTCCACCATCGCCTCGCTCCAGCAGGACACTGTCGCCGAAGCGGATCTGGCAGACCGGGCGACGAGCGAGACTGATCGCGCGCTGGAACTGCGCACGCGCGACCGTCAGCGCAAATTGATCGCCAAGATCGACGCCGCGCTCCGTCGTATCGAAGACGGCTCTTACGGCTATTGCGAGGAAACGGGCGAACCGATCTCGCTCTCGCGCCTCGACGCGCGCCCGATCGCGACGCTCTCGCTCGAAGCGCAAGAGCGCCACGAACGCCGCGAACGGGTTCACCGCGACGATTGA
- a CDS encoding flagellin, protein MTSVNTNYGALVALQSLNQTGRELSEVQQRINTGLKVSSAKDNGAVFAIAEGQRARVASLGAVMDGIDRATSVIDVGLSAGEAVGDILKQLKEKSVAAQATDLSTDQRAALQADFDALRNQIDQIVNAATFNGSNLVNGTNLTGGSAEFTVLTTDAAGSSSGRFELTGNALVDGNGDPYSIHADLENATGLDFTAADAEVRFSITTGNVTETMTIQLTTGDTINDFLTSVSDQSNGRVTASFDDETGEITFHSQEDFTVEYYEDDTLTDDTGIFGAGAAGTSMTQAVAPGSGTNALTVQGFNFTLGATGQALEEVTSALDISTASGASAAVTAIDDAMTNLNRDLATMGAQAKALEVQKTFLGKLSDSIEAGIGNLVDADLAKESARLQALQVKQQLGAQALSIANQAPSIVLSFFR, encoded by the coding sequence ATGACCAGCGTTAACACCAATTACGGCGCTCTCGTTGCGCTCCAATCTCTGAACCAAACGGGCCGCGAACTCTCTGAAGTTCAACAGCGCATCAACACCGGCCTCAAGGTTTCGTCCGCGAAAGACAACGGCGCCGTGTTCGCCATCGCCGAAGGTCAGCGGGCGCGCGTTGCGTCGCTGGGCGCGGTTATGGACGGTATCGACCGTGCGACGTCGGTGATCGACGTGGGCCTATCGGCTGGTGAAGCCGTCGGCGACATTCTGAAGCAACTGAAGGAAAAGTCCGTCGCCGCTCAAGCGACCGACCTCTCGACCGACCAGCGCGCCGCGCTGCAGGCCGACTTCGACGCGCTGCGCAACCAGATCGACCAGATCGTCAACGCCGCGACCTTCAACGGCTCGAACCTCGTCAACGGCACCAACCTGACGGGCGGCTCGGCCGAGTTCACCGTGCTGACCACCGACGCTGCCGGCTCATCGAGCGGCCGCTTCGAATTGACGGGCAATGCGCTCGTTGACGGCAACGGCGACCCCTATTCGATCCACGCTGACCTCGAGAACGCGACGGGCCTCGACTTCACGGCTGCTGACGCGGAAGTCCGCTTCAGCATCACGACGGGCAACGTCACGGAAACGATGACGATCCAGCTGACGACGGGCGACACGATCAACGACTTCCTGACCTCGGTCTCGGATCAGTCGAATGGCCGCGTCACCGCGTCGTTCGACGATGAAACCGGTGAAATCACCTTCCACTCGCAGGAAGATTTCACGGTCGAATATTATGAAGATGACACCCTGACCGACGACACGGGCATCTTCGGCGCCGGCGCCGCTGGTACGTCGATGACGCAAGCCGTCGCGCCGGGTTCGGGCACGAACGCGCTGACGGTCCAAGGCTTCAACTTCACGCTGGGCGCCACCGGCCAAGCGCTGGAAGAAGTCACCTCGGCTCTCGACATCTCGACCGCCAGCGGCGCTTCGGCTGCCGTCACCGCGATCGACGATGCGATGACCAACTTGAACCGCGATCTCGCCACGATGGGCGCGCAAGCGAAAGCTCTGGAAGTCCAAAAGACCTTCCTCGGCAAGCTGAGCGACTCGATCGAAGCGGGTATCGGCAACCTCGTCGACGCTGACCTCGCGAAGGAATCGGCTCGCCTCCAAGCGCTGCAAGTGAAGCAGCAGCTCGGTGCGCAAGCTCTTTCGATCGCGAACCAAGCGCCGTCGATCGTTCTGTCGTTCTTCCGCTAA
- the flaF gene encoding flagellar biosynthesis regulator FlaF — protein MSIKAYQRAATQAESPRELEYRAFGQATAALVRAHEEKLAGGLLAEALDSNRRLWNMLAADCSQPKNQLPLELRGQIISLAMFVARYSSQVLRDGVEIEPLIDINRTMMEGLLAR, from the coding sequence ATGTCGATCAAAGCGTACCAGCGCGCAGCCACGCAGGCTGAGTCACCGCGCGAGCTGGAATATCGAGCGTTCGGGCAGGCGACGGCCGCGCTTGTGCGTGCGCACGAGGAAAAGCTCGCCGGCGGGCTGCTCGCGGAGGCGTTGGATTCCAATCGCCGGCTTTGGAATATGCTCGCGGCCGATTGCTCGCAGCCGAAAAATCAATTGCCGCTCGAACTGCGCGGCCAAATCATCTCGCTCGCCATGTTCGTGGCGCGCTATTCCAGCCAAGTGCTGCGCGACGGCGTTGAGATCGAGCCGCTGATCGACATCAACCGCACCATGATGGAAGGCCTGTTGGCGCGCTGA
- a CDS encoding flagellar assembly protein FliX: MKIESGRSVSSAGGAKRTGGAAAPGFSLDVDEPQRAAATAPTSAITPLDALLALQGDEPGQRRSRQARRGQDALDTLEKLAAGLLTGRAPASIRADLETLRRAGEPTGEAGLDAVLQEIDVRLAVEAAKLDRMSGRA; the protein is encoded by the coding sequence ATGAAGATCGAAAGCGGCCGATCCGTCAGTTCCGCCGGGGGCGCCAAGCGCACCGGGGGGGCAGCCGCGCCTGGCTTCAGCCTGGATGTGGACGAGCCACAGCGCGCCGCCGCCACGGCGCCGACCAGCGCAATCACCCCCTTGGACGCGCTTTTGGCGCTGCAGGGGGATGAGCCGGGGCAACGCCGCTCGCGCCAGGCGCGCAGGGGCCAAGATGCCCTGGACACCTTGGAAAAACTGGCGGCTGGGCTGCTGACCGGCCGTGCGCCCGCCTCGATCCGGGCCGATCTGGAAACCCTGCGCCGAGCTGGGGAACCCACCGGAGAGGCGGGGCTCGACGCCGTCCTACAAGAAATTGACGTCAGACTCGCGGTAGAGGCGGCCAAGCTCGACCGCATGTCCGGTCGGGCCTGA
- a CDS encoding DUF2214 family protein, giving the protein MLYHDAGLAWLHFVFAFVLVGALVAELFILRLPVDGRVAKLLLRVDLFYGVAAVLIILAGISRVLWGAKGWDYYSVQPFFWAKMGTFLIIGALSALPTRTFMRWKRAADADATFTAPEAEVKRMRSFVMWETHLLVLLLAFASFMARAIGS; this is encoded by the coding sequence ATGCTCTATCACGACGCTGGCTTAGCTTGGTTGCACTTCGTCTTTGCGTTTGTGCTTGTCGGCGCGCTGGTCGCCGAGCTTTTCATTCTCAGACTGCCAGTGGACGGTCGCGTGGCGAAGCTCTTGCTGCGTGTCGATTTATTTTACGGCGTGGCCGCAGTGCTGATCATCCTCGCCGGGATTTCGCGCGTGCTCTGGGGCGCGAAGGGCTGGGACTATTATTCCGTACAACCCTTCTTCTGGGCCAAGATGGGTACGTTCCTGATCATCGGCGCGCTCTCGGCTTTGCCCACGCGCACCTTCATGCGTTGGAAGCGCGCTGCCGACGCTGACGCTACGTTCACCGCGCCGGAAGCCGAGGTGAAGCGCATGCGCAGCTTTGTCATGTGGGAGACGCACCTTTTGGTGCTCCTGCTCGCGTTCGCCTCGTTCATGGCGCGAGCTATCGGAAGTTAG
- a CDS encoding vWA domain-containing protein, producing MFQRFFTELRAARVPVSLKEYLTLVEALEKDAIPPDVQDFYYLSRAALVKDERHLDKFDLVFGTVFKGIENTADAVNAEIPAEWLRALTEKFLTDEEKAQIEALGGWDKLMETLKERLEEQQKRHEGGNKWIGTGGTSPFGNGGYNPEGVRIGGEGKGQGRAVKVWDKREYKNLDDSVELGVRNIKVALRRLRKFARTGAADELDLDGTIKKSAREGYLDLVLRPERRNAVKVLLLLDIGGSMDSHIKLCEELFSAARTEFKSLEFFYFHNCLYESVWKDNRRRHDEKTMTWDMLHKYPSDYRVVFVGDATMSPYEITYPGGSVEHWNEEAGAVWLQRVAQIYERVVWLNPTPRAHWDHTPSIQVVREIIGENRMFPLTIEGLDGAMRELSR from the coding sequence ATGTTCCAGCGCTTTTTCACCGAACTCCGCGCCGCGCGCGTGCCTGTCAGCCTCAAGGAATATCTGACGCTGGTCGAGGCGCTGGAGAAGGATGCGATCCCGCCGGACGTGCAGGATTTCTACTATCTCTCCCGCGCCGCTTTGGTGAAGGACGAGCGCCATCTCGACAAATTCGATCTCGTGTTCGGCACGGTGTTCAAGGGCATCGAGAATACGGCCGACGCCGTTAACGCCGAAATCCCGGCCGAGTGGCTGCGCGCGCTCACCGAAAAATTCCTGACCGACGAAGAGAAGGCGCAGATCGAAGCGCTCGGCGGTTGGGACAAATTGATGGAGACGCTGAAAGAGCGGCTCGAAGAACAACAGAAGCGCCACGAAGGCGGCAACAAATGGATCGGCACCGGCGGCACGTCGCCGTTCGGCAATGGCGGCTACAATCCCGAAGGCGTGCGCATCGGCGGCGAAGGCAAGGGCCAAGGCCGCGCTGTCAAAGTGTGGGACAAGCGCGAATACAAAAATCTCGACGACAGCGTCGAACTCGGCGTGCGCAACATCAAGGTGGCGCTCCGGCGCCTACGCAAATTCGCGCGTACGGGCGCGGCGGATGAACTCGATCTCGACGGCACAATCAAGAAAAGCGCGCGCGAAGGCTATCTCGATCTCGTGCTGCGCCCCGAGCGCCGCAATGCGGTGAAAGTGCTGCTTCTGCTCGACATCGGCGGCTCGATGGATTCACACATCAAACTTTGCGAAGAACTCTTCTCCGCCGCGCGCACCGAATTCAAAAGCCTCGAATTCTTCTACTTTCACAATTGCCTCTATGAGAGCGTGTGGAAGGACAATCGCCGTCGCCACGACGAGAAGACGATGACGTGGGATATGCTGCACAAATATCCGAGCGATTATCGCGTCGTCTTCGTCGGCGACGCCACCATGAGTCCATACGAGATCACCTATCCCGGCGGCTCGGTCGAGCATTGGAACGAAGAAGCCGGCGCGGTCTGGCTGCAGCGCGTTGCGCAAATCTATGAGCGCGTGGTCTGGCTCAATCCCACGCCACGCGCGCACTGGGACCACACGCCCTCGATCCAAGTCGTGCGCGAGATTATCGGCGAAAACCGGATGTTCCCGCTCACCATCGAAGGCCTCGACGGCGCCATGCGCGAGCTGAGCCGCTGA
- the flbT gene encoding flagellar biosynthesis repressor FlbT: MPLKLSLRPGEKFVVNGAVVQNGDRRAALVLQNKASVLREKDIMQQDEADTPAKRIYFPIMLMYLDETGRDKAYSEFAARLAEFMGVVRDPAILTECIGVSKEVMAGEYYRALMRCRKLISYEAERLGLRDVDQSVPARSHAG; encoded by the coding sequence ATGCCACTCAAATTGTCGCTGCGGCCGGGCGAGAAATTCGTCGTCAACGGCGCAGTCGTGCAAAACGGCGACCGGCGCGCAGCACTCGTGCTGCAGAACAAGGCCTCGGTGCTGCGTGAAAAGGACATCATGCAGCAGGACGAGGCCGACACGCCGGCCAAGCGCATCTATTTCCCGATTATGCTGATGTATCTGGACGAGACCGGCCGCGACAAAGCCTATTCAGAGTTTGCCGCCCGTCTGGCTGAGTTCATGGGTGTCGTTCGCGACCCCGCCATTCTCACCGAGTGCATTGGCGTTTCCAAAGAAGTAATGGCCGGCGAATATTACCGGGCCTTGATGCGCTGCCGAAAACTCATTTCGTACGAGGCAGAGCGTCTGGGGCTGAGGGATGTCGATCAAAGCGTACCAGCGCGCAGCCACGCAGGCTGA
- a CDS encoding flagellar basal body P-ring protein FlgI: protein MKFVSHATRTALLAFASVAAIAAPIATPNAWAGPRIKDVADFEGVRENQLVGYGLVVGLAGTGDSLRNSPFTRQSLAAMLERLGVNASNGNLNTRNVAAVMVTANLPPFASQGSRIDVTVSALGDARSLAGGQLLVTPLMGADQQVYAVAQGPLAIGGFSASGSSGSSVTRGVPTAGRIASGALVERETTFDIANAPELRLALRNPDFTTAQRIAAVINATVGGDAARATNPGTIALRRPADFAGDMVALVGRIENLEVEVDTPARIVIDESSGIVVMGENVKVSTVAIAQGNLTISIQEDPFVSQPAPFSRGETTVVPSSSVSVEEEEGGLVMVPGGVELRQLVNGLNALGVTPRDMISILQALKAAGAIQAEIEVM from the coding sequence ATGAAGTTTGTCTCTCATGCGACGCGTACTGCGTTGCTCGCTTTCGCGTCCGTCGCCGCAATCGCTGCGCCCATCGCGACGCCCAACGCCTGGGCCGGCCCGCGGATCAAGGACGTCGCCGACTTCGAAGGCGTCCGCGAAAACCAGCTCGTGGGCTACGGCCTCGTGGTCGGCCTCGCAGGCACGGGCGACTCGCTGCGGAACTCGCCGTTCACGCGCCAAAGCTTGGCCGCGATGCTTGAGCGCCTCGGCGTCAATGCGTCGAACGGCAATCTGAACACGCGCAACGTCGCCGCCGTCATGGTGACGGCGAACCTGCCGCCGTTCGCGAGCCAAGGTTCGCGCATTGACGTGACCGTGTCTGCGCTCGGCGATGCGCGCAGCTTGGCCGGCGGCCAATTGCTGGTGACGCCGCTAATGGGCGCGGATCAACAAGTGTACGCGGTGGCCCAAGGCCCGCTCGCGATTGGCGGCTTCTCTGCTTCGGGTTCGTCAGGTTCTTCCGTCACGCGTGGCGTGCCGACGGCGGGCCGCATCGCGTCCGGCGCGCTGGTGGAGCGCGAGACCACGTTCGACATCGCCAACGCACCAGAACTGCGCTTGGCCCTGCGCAATCCAGATTTCACCACCGCCCAGCGCATCGCCGCTGTAATCAACGCGACAGTGGGCGGCGACGCCGCGCGCGCGACCAATCCCGGCACGATCGCGCTGCGCAGGCCAGCGGATTTCGCGGGCGACATGGTGGCGCTCGTCGGCCGCATTGAGAACCTGGAAGTTGAAGTCGATACGCCGGCCCGCATCGTCATCGACGAAAGCTCCGGCATCGTTGTGATGGGCGAAAACGTAAAGGTTTCAACGGTGGCGATCGCGCAAGGCAATCTCACGATCTCAATCCAAGAAGATCCGTTCGTCAGCCAGCCAGCGCCGTTCAGTCGTGGCGAAACGACTGTCGTTCCATCGTCCAGCGTGAGCGTGGAAGAAGAAGAAGGCGGGCTCGTCATGGTGCCGGGCGGCGTTGAACTGCGTCAGCTCGTCAACGGCCTGAACGCACTCGGCGTCACGCCACGCGACATGATCTCGATCCTGCAAGCGCTCAAAGCCGCGGGCGCCATCCAAGCCGAAATCGAAGTGATGTAA
- a CDS encoding fatty acid--CoA ligase yields the protein MAASLQPEEFDLLHTLGDVARYHGRTRTDRVAMSFEGRNTTYGELDAHSNQVANGLIAAGVQKGQSVAFLGKNMDHYFEVLLGASKIGAIISPIGWRLQPDEVAYILNDNQAPIVFVGDECVACLDAALAQVEKKPLVVAMEAGAHKYPLYETWRNARGRIDPNVAVDIEDPVILLYTSGTTGRPKGVMLTNANMLRSRRMLSEARMEWNEWNEGDTNYVAMPIAHIGGTGWGLVGLINAVRNVVAREFNPMEALEVIERERVGKMFMVPAALQFIIRTPRAREIDYSSLKVILYGASPMPVALLKECMDVFGCQFVQQYGMTETTGTIVYLPPEDHDPDGNERMRSAGIPMPGVEIAVLDADGKPLPPREIGEVATRSAANMKGYWRKPDATASTVNSEGWLRTGDAGYLDEDGYLYIQDRIKDMIISGAENVYPAEVENAIHGHPAVAEVAVIGVPDDKWGEAVKAIVVVKPGQEADAESIIAYARSKIAAFKAPKSVDFIDVLPRNPSGKILRRQLREPYWAGRERQVN from the coding sequence ATGGCGGCGTCGCTGCAGCCGGAAGAATTTGATCTGCTCCACACGCTGGGGGACGTTGCGCGTTATCATGGCCGCACACGGACCGATCGCGTGGCGATGAGCTTTGAGGGGCGCAACACGACATATGGTGAGCTCGATGCGCACAGTAATCAGGTCGCCAACGGGCTGATCGCCGCCGGCGTGCAGAAGGGCCAGTCCGTCGCTTTCCTTGGCAAGAACATGGACCATTATTTCGAGGTGCTGCTGGGCGCTTCGAAGATTGGCGCGATCATTTCGCCGATTGGTTGGCGTCTGCAGCCCGATGAGGTCGCCTATATCCTCAACGATAATCAGGCGCCGATCGTGTTCGTCGGCGATGAGTGCGTGGCGTGCCTCGATGCGGCGCTGGCGCAAGTCGAGAAGAAGCCGCTCGTCGTGGCGATGGAGGCGGGTGCGCACAAATATCCGCTCTACGAAACCTGGCGCAATGCGCGCGGCAGGATCGATCCGAATGTCGCGGTCGATATCGAAGACCCTGTGATCCTGCTCTACACTTCGGGCACGACTGGTCGTCCCAAAGGCGTGATGCTGACCAACGCCAACATGCTGCGGTCGCGTCGCATGCTGTCCGAAGCGCGCATGGAGTGGAATGAGTGGAACGAGGGCGACACCAATTACGTCGCCATGCCGATTGCGCACATTGGCGGCACGGGGTGGGGGCTGGTTGGCCTCATCAACGCCGTGCGGAACGTGGTCGCGCGCGAGTTCAATCCGATGGAAGCGCTTGAAGTGATTGAGCGCGAGCGCGTCGGCAAGATGTTCATGGTGCCGGCCGCGCTCCAATTCATCATCCGCACGCCGCGCGCACGTGAGATCGATTATTCGAGCTTGAAGGTCATTCTGTACGGGGCTTCGCCGATGCCGGTGGCGCTGTTGAAAGAATGCATGGACGTGTTCGGCTGCCAATTCGTACAGCAATACGGCATGACCGAGACGACGGGCACGATTGTCTATTTGCCGCCCGAAGATCACGATCCAGACGGCAACGAGCGCATGCGCTCGGCGGGCATTCCGATGCCTGGTGTGGAAATCGCTGTGCTCGATGCGGATGGCAAACCTTTGCCGCCGCGCGAGATTGGCGAAGTTGCGACGCGCTCAGCTGCGAACATGAAGGGCTATTGGCGCAAACCGGACGCAACCGCTTCAACCGTCAATAGCGAAGGCTGGCTGCGCACGGGCGACGCCGGCTATCTCGATGAGGACGGCTATCTCTACATTCAAGACCGCATCAAAGACATGATCATCTCGGGCGCCGAGAACGTCTATCCGGCCGAAGTCGAGAACGCGATCCACGGCCATCCCGCAGTCGCCGAAGTCGCCGTGATCGGTGTGCCCGACGACAAATGGGGCGAGGCGGTGAAAGCGATCGTTGTGGTCAAGCCCGGACAAGAGGCTGACGCCGAAAGCATAATTGCCTACGCGCGCTCCAAGATCGCCGCGTTCAAAGCGCCCAAGAGCGTCGATTTCATCGACGTCCTGCCGCGCAACCCCTCCGGCAAAATCCTCCGCCGCCAATTGCGCGAGCCTTATTGGGCCGGCCGCGAGCGGCAGGTGAATTGA
- a CDS encoding flagellar basal body protein: MALLADDAKDRAEQLLLLTERLTEYIAEETRRIEAREPPLSGAQADEKNRMVNAYRLELTRIKHDRTLIEGAPAALLDKLKHRTNTLHERLALHETALGAVKLVTEGLVQAMAEETARQRGGSAGYGARGTIEGPSGPIPTIVDRSA, encoded by the coding sequence ATGGCGCTGCTGGCTGACGACGCGAAGGACCGCGCCGAGCAATTGCTGCTGCTAACCGAGCGGCTCACCGAATACATCGCCGAGGAAACCCGCCGCATTGAAGCGCGCGAGCCGCCGCTCAGCGGCGCACAGGCCGATGAGAAGAACCGGATGGTCAACGCCTATCGGCTGGAACTCACGCGCATCAAACACGATCGCACGCTGATCGAAGGCGCGCCCGCCGCCCTGCTCGACAAGCTCAAGCACCGCACCAACACGCTGCACGAACGTCTCGCCCTGCACGAAACGGCGCTCGGCGCGGTGAAGCTGGTGACGGAAGGCCTGGTCCAGGCCATGGCGGAAGAGACGGCTCGCCAGCGCGGCGGCTCCGCCGGCTATGGCGCACGCGGCACGATCGAAGGCCCGAGCGGGCCGATACCCACGATTGTGGACAGATCTGCTTAA
- a CDS encoding rod-binding protein, which produces MTGPIALPGAPLPLSTTPAPSHDDVPPEVRRAAEEFEAVFLNQMLAPMFEGIQTDGLGGGGMGEEIFRPMLIERYAQSLTQAGGIGIADSVIRELMRMRETAVPPQEAADGAAG; this is translated from the coding sequence ATGACAGGCCCGATCGCTCTTCCCGGCGCACCGCTGCCGCTCAGCACGACGCCGGCGCCCTCGCACGATGATGTGCCGCCGGAAGTCCGCCGTGCTGCGGAAGAGTTCGAAGCCGTGTTCCTCAACCAAATGCTCGCGCCGATGTTCGAGGGCATTCAAACAGACGGCCTCGGCGGCGGCGGTATGGGCGAAGAAATATTCCGACCGATGCTGATCGAGCGCTACGCGCAATCGCTGACGCAAGCCGGCGGCATCGGCATCGCCGACAGCGTCATCCGTGAATTGATGCGCATGCGCGAAACCGCTGTTCCGCCGCAGGAGGCCGCCGATGGCGCTGCTGGCTGA
- a CDS encoding AAA family ATPase: MRFEGTKDYVATEDLKVAVNAAITLERPLLIKGEPGTGKTMLAIEVAKAIGAPLIEWHIKSTTKAVQGLYEYDAVMRLRDSQLGDARSADISNYIKRGKLWEAFESDVRPILLIDEIDKADIEFPNDLLQELDRMEFYVYEINKTIKAKQRPIIIITSNNEKELPDAFLRRCFFHYIRFPDEDTMRAIIESHYPGVKARLINEALKIFYDMRKVPGLKKKPSTSELIDWLKLLLTDDVDPETLKQRDPSKLIPPMHGALLKNEADVMLFERLAFLARREQRGGAS, encoded by the coding sequence ATGCGGTTCGAAGGCACCAAAGACTATGTCGCTACGGAAGACCTCAAGGTCGCCGTGAACGCGGCGATCACGCTGGAGCGGCCGCTTCTGATCAAGGGCGAGCCGGGCACCGGCAAGACGATGCTGGCGATCGAGGTCGCCAAGGCCATCGGCGCACCGCTGATCGAATGGCACATCAAGTCGACCACGAAGGCCGTGCAAGGCCTCTACGAATACGACGCCGTCATGCGCCTGCGCGACAGCCAATTGGGCGACGCGCGTTCTGCCGACATCTCGAACTACATCAAGCGCGGCAAGCTTTGGGAAGCCTTCGAAAGCGACGTGCGCCCGATCCTGCTGATCGACGAAATCGATAAGGCTGACATCGAGTTTCCGAACGATCTCCTGCAAGAGCTCGATCGCATGGAATTCTACGTTTACGAGATCAACAAGACGATCAAGGCCAAGCAGCGCCCGATCATCATCATCACCTCGAACAACGAGAAGGAATTGCCGGACGCGTTCCTGCGCCGCTGCTTCTTCCACTACATCCGCTTCCCCGATGAAGACACGATGCGCGCCATCATCGAGAGCCATTATCCGGGCGTAAAGGCGCGCCTGATCAACGAAGCGCTCAAAATCTTCTACGACATGCGCAAAGTGCCGGGCTTGAAGAAGAAGCCGAGCACCAGCGAATTGATCGATTGGCTGAAGCTCCTGCTCACGGATGACGTCGACCCGGAAACTCTGAAGCAGCGCGATCCGTCGAAGCTGATCCCGCCGATGCACGGTGCATTGCTGAAGAACGAAGCCGACGTGATGCTGTTCGAGCGTCTGGCGTTTCTGGCGCGTCGCGAACAACGCGGCGGCGCGAGCTAG
- a CDS encoding SulP family inorganic anion transporter yields the protein MTAHLNTAAPQTRGRDWRLFIPKSVTVIAQEGYSWTKLRADALAGLTVAIVAVPLAMAIAIASGVTPAQGLITAVVAGFLISALGGARFQIGGPTGAFIVVVYGVVHQYGYDGLAVATMMAGAILIAAGLMRVGDWIKYIPEPVVTGFTAGIAVIIFTSQLRDLFGLSMTEVPAEFVEKVGAFWAARESVSLIAFALAASVVAIILLLQRYLPRWPSLLIGVASGTALVWVFNLPVETIGSRFGAEAATALPSFQIPEFSFARMQQLLPSAFTIAFLAGVESLLSAMVADGMTGRRHRSNCEIVAQGVANVAAPLFGGISATGAIARTATNIRAGAQTPFAGIFHAAFVLIIMLGLGPLIAHVPLASLAAVLTIVAWNMSEQERFRHLLFGLAGDRVVLLATFLLTVLVDLTIAIEVGVVLAAIIFMHRMSEATAISRGVSLVERDQDDFANPRTGYEARAELPRGVEVFELRGPLFFGAASRLIDALDAAFPPPRAFILRFREVPLADASGVNALQRFLKRCASHNVAAIFCELRPSVHASLDTLHVLDQVRVTESYDQAIAIATHAIDKDQNSEL from the coding sequence ATGACAGCCCACTTGAACACCGCTGCGCCGCAGACGCGCGGGCGCGACTGGCGCCTGTTCATCCCCAAGTCCGTCACTGTCATTGCTCAAGAGGGGTATTCCTGGACAAAATTGCGCGCGGACGCGCTGGCCGGCCTCACCGTGGCCATCGTCGCAGTGCCGCTGGCCATGGCCATCGCCATCGCCTCGGGCGTCACCCCGGCGCAGGGCCTTATAACCGCCGTTGTCGCCGGCTTTCTCATTTCCGCCCTCGGCGGCGCGCGCTTCCAGATCGGCGGCCCAACGGGCGCGTTCATCGTGGTCGTGTACGGGGTGGTGCACCAATACGGCTATGACGGGCTCGCCGTCGCGACAATGATGGCGGGCGCAATTCTGATCGCTGCAGGTCTGATGCGCGTCGGCGATTGGATCAAATACATTCCCGAGCCGGTCGTCACGGGCTTCACCGCCGGCATCGCCGTCATCATTTTCACCAGCCAATTGCGCGACCTTTTCGGCCTCTCCATGACGGAGGTCCCCGCGGAATTCGTCGAAAAGGTCGGCGCTTTCTGGGCCGCGCGTGAGAGCGTCAGCCTCATTGCCTTTGCGCTGGCCGCCAGCGTGGTGGCTATCATCCTCTTGTTGCAGCGTTATCTGCCGCGCTGGCCGTCGCTGCTGATTGGCGTCGCAAGCGGAACAGCGCTGGTATGGGTGTTCAACCTACCAGTGGAAACCATCGGTTCGCGCTTTGGCGCCGAAGCCGCCACAGCGCTGCCGAGCTTCCAAATTCCAGAGTTCAGCTTCGCGCGCATGCAGCAATTGCTGCCCTCGGCGTTCACCATCGCCTTTCTCGCTGGTGTCGAGAGTCTGCTCTCCGCGATGGTGGCGGACGGCATGACAGGCCGCCGTCATCGCTCCAATTGCGAGATCGTCGCCCAGGGCGTGGCCAATGTGGCCGCGCCGCTATTCGGCGGCATTTCAGCCACCGGCGCCATCGCGCGCACCGCAACCAATATCCGCGCCGGCGCGCAAACCCCGTTCGCCGGCATATTTCATGCGGCGTTCGTGCTTATTATCATGCTTGGCCTCGGGCCGCTGATCGCGCACGTGCCGCTGGCCAGCCTCGCTGCCGTACTCACCATCGTCGCCTGGAACATGAGCGAGCAGGAGCGTTTCCGACACCTCTTGTTTGGCCTCGCAGGCGATCGCGTCGTCCTGCTCGCCACCTTCCTGCTCACCGTACTCGTCGATCTCACCATCGCGATTGAGGTTGGCGTTGTGCTTGCCGCGATCATCTTCATGCATCGCATGAGCGAAGCGACAGCAATTTCTCGCGGCGTGTCGCTAGTCGAACGCGACCAAGATGATTTCGCCAATCCACGCACCGGGTATGAAGCGCGCGCTGAACTTCCGCGCGGCGTCGAAGTCTTTGAGCTCCGCGGCCCGCTCTTCTTCGGCGCTGCGAGCCGCCTGATCGACGCACTCGACGCAGCATTTCCGCCACCCAGGGCCTTCATCCTGCGCTTCCGCGAAGTGCCCCTGGCGGACGCCTCCGGCGTCAACGCGCTGCAGCGCTTCCTGAAGCGCTGCGCGTCGCACAATGTGGCGGCGATCTTCTGCGAGTTGCGCCCCAGCGTCCACGCCTCGCTCGACACGTTGCATGTGCTCGACCAAGTCCGCGTGACCGAAAGTTATGATCAGGCCATCGCGATCGCGACGCACGCAATCGACAAGGACCAGAACAGCGAACTCTGA